One stretch of Janibacter limosus DNA includes these proteins:
- a CDS encoding AMP-dependent synthetase/ligase, translating into MSDPRPTRASDETFDASAFEDRAPSVGHLLRQRIADTPDNIAYSYPSGVAWAELTWAQIGERVWALAAGLVELGVQPEDRVALASSTRIEWVLADYAIMAAGAATTTIYPTSISDDVAFITDNSGSKLVIAEDADQVDKLREVRDAIPGVTHVVAIDTDGVDLDDWVISFEDVEARGAAALAADPGVVDARIDGTGPSSLATIIYTSGTTGRPKGVRLRHDTWTYQGAAIRATGMLSAEDVHYLWLPLSHVFAKVLLLISTDVGMQTAVDGRIDKIVDNLGEVRPTFMAAAPRIFEKVYGKISLGMEEEGGAKAKIFDFASKAARDYSRALSDNRTPGLLLGVRHKIADKLVFGKVRDRFGGRVRFFISGSAALNRDIADWFNGAGLPILEGYGLTETSAAATVNRPYALRVGTVGWPTPQTEIKIAEDGEILIRGEHVMEGYHNNPEATAEVLTEDGWFHSGDIGEVDADGFLKITDRKKDLFKTSNGKYVAPSIIESTFKGLCPYVGQFLVHGESRQFVTALITLDEEAIKPWAEANGLPDASYTEIVSSLQAREMVQSYVDELNAGLNRHEQIKKFHILGRDLTVEDGELTPSLKMRRKVVADKFKGDIEEMYPS; encoded by the coding sequence GTGTCCGATCCCCGCCCCACCCGCGCTTCCGATGAGACCTTCGACGCCAGTGCCTTCGAGGACCGAGCTCCGTCCGTCGGTCACCTGCTGCGCCAGCGCATCGCCGACACACCCGACAACATCGCCTACTCCTACCCCTCCGGGGTCGCCTGGGCCGAGCTGACCTGGGCCCAGATCGGGGAGCGTGTCTGGGCCCTGGCCGCCGGCCTCGTCGAGCTCGGTGTCCAGCCCGAGGACCGGGTGGCCCTCGCCTCGAGCACCCGCATCGAGTGGGTGCTCGCGGACTACGCGATCATGGCCGCGGGCGCCGCGACGACGACGATCTACCCGACGTCGATCAGCGATGACGTCGCTTTCATCACCGACAACTCCGGGTCCAAGCTCGTCATCGCCGAGGACGCAGACCAGGTCGACAAGCTGCGCGAGGTGCGTGACGCCATCCCCGGCGTGACCCACGTGGTGGCGATCGACACCGACGGCGTCGACCTCGACGACTGGGTGATCTCCTTCGAGGACGTCGAGGCACGCGGCGCCGCCGCCCTCGCCGCCGACCCCGGGGTCGTCGACGCCCGCATCGACGGCACGGGTCCCTCGTCGCTGGCGACGATCATCTACACCTCGGGAACGACGGGCCGGCCCAAGGGCGTGCGCCTGCGCCACGACACCTGGACCTACCAGGGTGCCGCGATCCGCGCGACCGGCATGCTCTCGGCCGAGGACGTCCACTACCTCTGGCTCCCGCTCTCGCACGTCTTCGCCAAGGTCCTGCTGCTCATCAGCACCGACGTCGGCATGCAGACCGCGGTCGACGGGCGCATCGACAAGATCGTCGACAACCTCGGCGAGGTCCGACCGACCTTCATGGCCGCGGCGCCGCGCATCTTCGAGAAGGTCTACGGCAAGATCTCGCTGGGCATGGAGGAGGAAGGGGGCGCCAAGGCCAAGATCTTCGACTTCGCCTCCAAGGCCGCCCGCGACTACTCCCGGGCGCTCTCCGACAACCGCACGCCGGGCCTCCTGCTCGGCGTCAGGCACAAGATCGCCGACAAGCTGGTCTTCGGCAAGGTGCGGGACCGCTTCGGTGGTCGGGTGCGCTTCTTCATCTCCGGGTCGGCGGCCCTCAACCGGGACATCGCCGACTGGTTCAACGGCGCGGGCCTGCCGATCCTGGAGGGCTACGGCCTGACCGAGACGTCGGCGGCTGCCACGGTCAACCGGCCCTACGCCCTTCGTGTCGGCACGGTCGGGTGGCCCACCCCCCAGACGGAGATCAAGATCGCCGAGGACGGCGAGATCCTCATCCGCGGCGAGCACGTCATGGAGGGGTACCACAACAACCCCGAGGCCACGGCCGAGGTGCTCACCGAGGACGGCTGGTTCCACTCGGGCGACATCGGCGAGGTCGACGCCGACGGCTTCCTGAAGATCACCGACCGCAAGAAGGACCTCTTCAAGACGAGCAACGGCAAGTACGTGGCCCCCTCGATCATCGAGTCGACCTTCAAGGGCCTGTGCCCGTATGTCGGTCAGTTCCTCGTCCACGGCGAGAGCCGCCAGTTCGTGACGGCGCTGATCACCCTCGACGAGGAGGCCATCAAGCCCTGGGCCGAGGCCAACGGCCTGCCCGACGCCAGCTACACCGAGATCGTCTCCTCGCTCCAGGCGCGCGAGATGGTCCAGTCCTACGTCGACGAGCTCAACGCCGGACTCAACCGGCACGAGCAGATCAAGAAGTTCCACATCCTCGGCCGTGACCTGACGGTCGAGGACGGCGAGCTGACGCCGAGCCTGAAGATGCGCCGCAAGGTCGTCGCGGACAAGTTCAAGGGCGACATCGAGGAGATGTACCCGAGCTGA
- a CDS encoding FtsW/RodA/SpoVE family cell cycle protein, protein MRAEGGFARQLARSDLVLIAAALIASGLGAVLVHSATSADSGSAYLVRHLLNLGIGLLLALLVVRLDRSVLRTLAPFVYLAGVLGLGLVLTPLGSEINGSRSWIQLPGGFSVQPSELAKVGLCVALPMLLAPAAERRQRPRAREILLAGAVTGVPVLLVMAQPDLGSALVLVALALGVLVVSGAAWPWLAGVLLAGVAAVTAAFTTPLLSPYQRDRLTAFLDPAADPLGIGYQTQQVRRAIAGGGWGGQGLHTGDLTSSGAIPFQETDFVFSAAGEELGFVGAAFVVLLLGLLVGRIALAGTRTEDPFVRLVCWAVAAWFAVQSVENIGMNLGLLPVTGLPLPFLSYGGSSMFACWAGVGIVIAVARPPGRVRA, encoded by the coding sequence GTGCGGGCCGAAGGGGGGTTCGCGCGGCAGCTGGCGCGCTCCGACCTCGTGCTCATCGCCGCGGCCCTGATCGCTTCGGGGCTGGGCGCGGTGCTCGTCCACTCCGCCACCAGTGCCGACTCCGGCTCGGCCTACCTCGTACGGCACCTGCTCAACCTCGGTATCGGGTTGCTCCTCGCCCTGCTCGTCGTCCGGCTGGACCGGTCGGTGCTGCGGACACTCGCCCCCTTCGTCTATCTCGCGGGGGTCCTCGGGCTGGGGCTCGTGCTCACGCCGCTCGGTTCCGAGATCAATGGCTCCCGATCCTGGATCCAGCTGCCGGGAGGCTTCTCGGTCCAGCCCAGCGAGCTGGCCAAGGTCGGGCTCTGCGTGGCCCTGCCGATGCTGCTGGCGCCGGCAGCCGAGCGCCGGCAACGGCCGAGGGCCCGCGAGATCCTCCTGGCGGGCGCCGTCACGGGAGTCCCGGTCCTGCTCGTCATGGCGCAGCCGGACCTCGGCTCGGCGCTCGTGCTCGTCGCCCTGGCACTCGGTGTACTCGTCGTCTCGGGAGCCGCGTGGCCGTGGCTCGCCGGGGTGCTGCTCGCGGGGGTCGCGGCGGTGACCGCGGCCTTCACGACGCCGCTGCTCAGCCCCTACCAGCGTGACCGGCTCACCGCCTTCCTCGACCCGGCCGCCGATCCGCTCGGCATCGGGTACCAGACCCAGCAGGTGCGCCGGGCGATCGCCGGCGGTGGCTGGGGTGGTCAGGGCCTGCACACGGGCGATCTGACGAGCTCGGGTGCCATCCCCTTCCAGGAGACAGACTTCGTCTTCTCCGCAGCAGGGGAAGAGCTGGGCTTCGTCGGTGCAGCCTTCGTCGTGCTGCTGCTCGGGCTCCTCGTCGGGCGCATCGCGCTGGCCGGGACACGCACCGAGGACCCCTTCGTCCGGCTCGTCTGCTGGGCGGTCGCGGCGTGGTTCGCCGTCCAGTCGGTGGAGAACATCGGGATGAATCTCGGTCTGCTTCCCGTCACGGGTCTCCCGCTGCCCTTCCTGTCCTATGGGGGCTCGTCGATGTTTGCGTGCTGGGCGGGCGTCGGCATCGTCATCGCCGTGGCGAGGCCACCGGGACGCGTGCGCGCCTGA
- a CDS encoding bifunctional riboflavin kinase/FAD synthetase, with translation MQQWSSPSATPSQLRPCVATFGNFDGVHRGHRAILDELVRQARERDLPAVAVTFDPHPVEVMHPERAPEIISPGPLRDDLLEQVGVSGLLVLPFTMEFAQTSAVDYVVDTFVEGLQASVLVVGADTKGFGAGYTGDVDLLRELGAEHGFEVVVIEDQGDGERWSSSAVRTHLSAGEVGEAAVILDRPHRVVGTVVHGFHRGRELGYPTANLGSDSLGLIPADGVYAGWLVRLDLPEGSADRRLPAAISVGTNPTFDQQVRVVESYVLDRTDLDLYGERVAVDFVEHVRPTLKFDSIDELLVAMARDVELTRTFLGLPPTARP, from the coding sequence GTGCAGCAATGGTCATCCCCGAGTGCCACCCCGTCGCAGCTGCGGCCGTGCGTGGCGACCTTCGGCAACTTCGACGGTGTGCACCGCGGACACCGTGCCATCCTCGACGAGCTGGTCCGGCAGGCGCGTGAGCGCGACCTGCCCGCCGTCGCGGTGACCTTCGACCCCCACCCGGTGGAGGTCATGCACCCCGAGCGGGCTCCCGAGATCATCTCGCCCGGACCGCTGCGTGACGACCTGCTCGAGCAGGTCGGCGTGTCCGGGCTGCTCGTGCTGCCCTTCACCATGGAGTTCGCGCAGACCAGCGCGGTCGACTACGTCGTCGACACCTTCGTCGAGGGCCTGCAGGCGAGCGTGCTCGTCGTCGGCGCCGACACCAAGGGCTTCGGCGCCGGCTACACCGGTGACGTGGACCTGCTGCGCGAGCTCGGCGCGGAGCACGGCTTCGAGGTCGTCGTGATCGAGGACCAGGGCGACGGCGAGCGGTGGTCCTCCTCGGCCGTGCGCACCCACCTGTCCGCCGGAGAGGTCGGCGAGGCAGCCGTGATCCTGGACCGCCCCCACCGGGTCGTCGGCACGGTCGTCCACGGCTTCCACCGCGGACGGGAGCTCGGCTACCCCACGGCCAACCTGGGCAGCGACAGCCTCGGCCTCATCCCCGCAGACGGCGTCTACGCCGGGTGGCTCGTCCGGCTCGACCTGCCCGAGGGCAGCGCCGACCGGCGGCTGCCGGCCGCGATCTCCGTCGGCACCAACCCGACCTTCGACCAGCAGGTCCGGGTCGTCGAGTCCTACGTGCTCGACCGCACCGACCTCGACCTCTACGGGGAGCGGGTGGCCGTCGACTTCGTCGAGCACGTGCGCCCGACCCTGAAGTTCGACTCCATCGACGAGCTGCTCGTCGCCATGGCCCGCGACGTCGAGCTGACCCGGACCTTCCTCGGCCTCCCGCCGACCGCACGACCTTAA